The Pontibacillus halophilus JSM 076056 = DSM 19796 genome includes a region encoding these proteins:
- a CDS encoding rod shape-determining protein: MFSRDIGIDLGTANVLIHVKGKGIVLNEPSVVAMDRNTGKVLEVGDEARRMVGRTPGNIEAIRPLKDGVIADFDVTEAMLRHFISKINVRGFFSKPRMLICCPTNITKVEQKAIKEAAEKSGGKRVYLEEEPKVAAIGAGMDIFQPSGNMVVDIGGGTTDIAVLSMGDIVTASSIKMAGDKFDNEILQYIKRKHKLLIGERTAEDIKIKIATVFPGSRQEEIDIRGRDMVSGLPRTITIKTEEIEESLKESVALIVQSAKTVLEKTPPELSADIIDRGVILTGGGSMLHGLDQLLAEELRVPVFVAEEPMNCVAKGTGMMLENIDRLPKNKIV, from the coding sequence ATGTTCTCTAGAGATATTGGCATAGATTTAGGTACAGCAAATGTACTAATCCATGTAAAAGGTAAAGGTATCGTGCTTAATGAACCATCCGTTGTAGCGATGGATCGAAATACAGGAAAAGTGTTAGAAGTAGGGGACGAGGCACGTCGCATGGTTGGACGTACTCCAGGAAACATCGAAGCCATTCGTCCTCTTAAAGATGGCGTCATCGCAGACTTTGATGTGACAGAGGCCATGCTTAGGCACTTTATAAGTAAGATTAACGTTCGTGGCTTCTTTTCTAAGCCAAGGATGCTGATTTGCTGTCCAACAAACATTACGAAGGTAGAGCAAAAGGCAATCAAGGAAGCGGCGGAGAAAAGCGGTGGCAAGCGTGTCTATCTTGAAGAAGAGCCTAAAGTAGCTGCCATTGGCGCGGGGATGGATATTTTCCAACCAAGCGGTAATATGGTCGTTGACATTGGTGGAGGGACAACAGATATTGCTGTTCTTTCCATGGGAGATATTGTGACGGCTTCATCCATCAAGATGGCTGGTGACAAGTTTGATAATGAGATTCTGCAGTACATAAAGCGTAAACATAAGCTGCTTATCGGAGAGCGTACCGCAGAAGATATTAAGATTAAGATTGCAACTGTATTCCCTGGCTCTCGTCAGGAAGAGATTGATATTCGCGGCCGTGATATGGTTTCCGGTCTTCCACGTACGATTACAATTAAAACAGAAGAAATTGAAGAATCATTGAAAGAATCCGTTGCTCTCATCGTTCAATCTGCGAAAACCGTGCTAGAGAAGACACCACCAGAGCTTTCTGCTGATATTATCGATCGTGGTGTAATTCTGACGGGTGGAGGTTCGATGCTTCATGGCCTAGACCAACTGTTAGCAGAAGAACTGAGAGTACCTGTCTTTGTCGCTGAAGAGCCGATGAACTGTGTGGCCAAAGGGACAGGAATGATGCTTGAAAACATCGACCGACTACCTAAGAATAAAA
- the spoIIID gene encoding sporulation transcriptional regulator SpoIIID: protein MHDYIKERTIKIGKYIVETRKTVRVIAKEFGVSKSTVHKDLTERLPEINPDLANEVKEILDYHKAIRHLRGGEATKKKYKLHPENGAEVLEVKEEPANTAG, encoded by the coding sequence GTGCACGACTACATCAAAGAGCGAACAATCAAGATAGGGAAATACATTGTGGAAACCAGAAAGACAGTCAGGGTGATTGCGAAAGAGTTTGGCGTATCCAAGAGCACGGTTCATAAAGATCTGACGGAACGTTTGCCAGAAATCAATCCTGACTTGGCTAACGAGGTTAAAGAAATCTTAGATTACCATAAAGCCATCCGTCATTTACGAGGCGGGGAAGCCACGAAGAAAAAATACAAACTCCACCCAGAAAATGGGGCGGAAGTGCTAGAAGTAAAGGAAGAACCAGCCAATACGGCCGGTTAA
- a CDS encoding AimR family lysis-lysogeny pheromone receptor codes for MKMEQELSLHSKSQIWAKVYGKSRTTAYLKEMILQQETDETIQSGLEFLQMNGYEWEFSQLYEEFMNSGEPMKEAWVRLYELQLLLGSRNSPYSAIREELETMEWFSAEQRCYGQFLLARVHYAMQSLHVIDVYNELVRQLDLLPISLLKGFLQLKKDRIQLHYHWKRNELIFARKIAYRSLRESTSTVHNSEVHMTLALTYLYESFEQSTYHLNEASSLVQQYKLRSLQSVLTKRVIPFVMAYNGRTNGITTTDVAERAHLLLAKGENEEALALLETIQDPTPLEHYYIGKAKGDIEILGQAYGRFIHEQSDHFYAKLPLYELNRLSNL; via the coding sequence ATGAAGATGGAACAGGAACTGTCGCTTCATAGCAAGAGTCAAATTTGGGCGAAAGTATACGGCAAAAGTCGAACGACAGCTTACCTGAAAGAAATGATTCTCCAGCAAGAGACAGATGAAACGATACAATCTGGTCTTGAATTCCTCCAAATGAACGGATACGAATGGGAATTTAGCCAACTTTACGAAGAGTTTATGAATAGTGGCGAGCCGATGAAGGAAGCATGGGTGAGACTCTATGAGCTTCAGCTATTGCTAGGTTCAAGGAACAGTCCTTATTCCGCTATACGAGAAGAGCTTGAGACTATGGAATGGTTCTCAGCGGAGCAGCGGTGTTACGGTCAATTTCTATTGGCACGTGTTCATTATGCAATGCAATCTCTTCATGTCATCGACGTGTATAATGAACTTGTACGACAGTTAGATCTACTCCCGATATCGTTGTTGAAAGGGTTCCTACAATTAAAGAAAGACCGCATCCAACTTCATTACCACTGGAAGCGGAATGAGTTAATCTTTGCAAGAAAGATTGCCTATCGCTCATTAAGAGAAAGTACATCAACGGTCCATAACTCTGAAGTTCATATGACGTTAGCTTTGACCTATCTATATGAGTCCTTTGAACAATCCACGTATCATCTAAACGAGGCATCTTCTCTCGTTCAACAATATAAACTCCGCTCTTTACAATCAGTGCTCACAAAGCGCGTAATTCCTTTCGTGATGGCATACAATGGACGAACGAATGGCATTACAACGACAGATGTAGCTGAGAGGGCACACTTACTACTAGCTAAAGGCGAGAACGAAGAGGCGCTAGCGTTATTGGAGACAATCCAAGATCCGACTCCTTTAGAACACTACTACATTGGGAAAGCGAAAGGCGACATAGAGATTCTAGGACAAGCGTATGGGCGCTTCATACATGAGCAGTCTGACCACTTCTATGCTAAGTTGCCTCTCTATGAGTTAAATCGCTTATCAAACCTTTAA
- a CDS encoding M23 family metallopeptidase codes for MREEEKNLSKNSWKRVFRKKWFFPSVYLIAAALLLTAVVWYQNSQNEDEAKQNETTDSLLDSMYDEEAAPVMDQQENIHMPVAGDEATIVTKFYDFEASAEEQEQALVLYNNRYYQSKGVDIARQDGEEFDVTASLSGTVTEVLEDSLLGQVVEVTHQDGVTTKYMSLSKVAVEVGAQIKQDDVIGTAGRNLFGQANGVHVHFELRKDDQPVDPETFFNQPFDALRDTDQSKEEGDKREEGEEPKEEAPTSEQPAEGEEGNESEEPTSDDAEEGTDKEQTDENETPDGSESTEDTESSISMANA; via the coding sequence ATGAGAGAGGAAGAAAAGAACCTTTCTAAAAACAGTTGGAAACGTGTTTTCCGTAAGAAGTGGTTTTTCCCTAGTGTTTATTTAATCGCAGCTGCCCTATTGCTTACAGCCGTTGTCTGGTATCAGAATTCACAAAATGAAGACGAAGCGAAACAAAACGAAACAACAGACAGCTTGCTCGACTCTATGTACGATGAAGAAGCAGCACCAGTTATGGACCAACAAGAAAACATTCATATGCCAGTAGCAGGTGATGAAGCGACTATCGTAACAAAGTTCTATGATTTCGAAGCAAGCGCAGAAGAACAAGAACAAGCTCTCGTCCTTTATAACAATCGTTACTACCAAAGCAAAGGTGTAGACATTGCTCGTCAGGACGGAGAAGAATTTGACGTAACGGCTTCTCTATCAGGTACGGTTACAGAAGTACTTGAAGATTCTTTACTTGGACAAGTCGTTGAAGTTACACATCAAGATGGTGTCACAACTAAGTATATGAGCCTTAGCAAAGTTGCCGTAGAAGTCGGTGCACAAATCAAGCAAGATGATGTAATTGGAACTGCTGGACGTAACTTATTTGGTCAAGCGAATGGCGTTCATGTACACTTTGAGCTTCGTAAAGATGACCAGCCTGTAGACCCTGAAACGTTCTTCAATCAACCATTTGATGCACTAAGAGATACAGATCAGTCGAAAGAAGAAGGCGACAAGCGTGAAGAAGGAGAAGAGCCTAAAGAAGAAGCTCCAACTTCTGAACAACCAGCTGAAGGTGAAGAAGGCAATGAGTCTGAAGAGCCAACTTCTGATGATGCAGAAGAAGGTACAGACAAAGAACAAACAGATGAGAACGAAACACCTGATGGTTCTGAGTCAACAGAAGATACAGAGTCCTCAATCTCTATGGCTAACGCCTAA
- the spoIID gene encoding stage II sporulation protein D: MKVWKSPGVIGVTVLVAIILIVPTLIVIPFIGKYDAAVEVGNVSKQPLVQNEAEGPAVEVVVHRAKTKQQESVPLEDYVSRVVASEMPADFELEALKAQSLAARTYIIKHLLNGDALPSGADVTDTVEHQVYKNDKELRSLWGSDYEWKMEKIQQAVAATKGEVLTFEGEPITAAFFSTSNGETENAEDYWETPYPYLTSVSSPWDESSPKYHDQKVFTRAQIEERLGVQVTDSQPAFSEPVKTSTNRIKTVKVAGKDFTGRGIREALELQSADFTVVEKNGHYIFQTKGYGHGVGMSQYGANGMAQEGKTYDEIVSHFYQGTDVLQVSDFLPKLTASKE, translated from the coding sequence ATGAAGGTCTGGAAGAGTCCAGGAGTCATTGGGGTGACGGTACTGGTAGCTATTATTCTCATCGTACCCACACTCATCGTGATTCCATTTATCGGGAAGTATGATGCAGCTGTCGAAGTAGGGAATGTATCGAAGCAGCCCCTTGTTCAGAATGAAGCAGAGGGTCCTGCTGTTGAGGTAGTCGTTCATCGAGCGAAGACGAAACAGCAAGAATCGGTTCCCCTAGAGGATTACGTGTCCCGTGTGGTTGCATCTGAAATGCCGGCAGATTTCGAATTAGAGGCGTTAAAGGCTCAATCACTAGCGGCAAGAACCTACATCATTAAGCATTTATTGAACGGGGACGCCCTTCCAAGTGGAGCAGACGTGACGGATACGGTGGAACATCAAGTGTACAAGAACGATAAAGAGTTACGATCACTATGGGGAAGTGATTATGAGTGGAAGATGGAGAAGATTCAACAAGCGGTAGCAGCTACAAAGGGAGAAGTCCTAACGTTTGAAGGGGAGCCAATTACAGCAGCATTCTTCTCCACCTCTAATGGAGAAACGGAGAATGCAGAAGATTATTGGGAGACCCCATACCCTTATCTAACTAGCGTATCGAGTCCTTGGGATGAGTCTTCTCCTAAGTATCATGACCAGAAGGTGTTTACGAGAGCACAGATTGAGGAGAGGCTAGGCGTTCAGGTGACTGACAGCCAACCGGCATTCTCAGAGCCCGTTAAGACGTCCACAAACCGCATTAAGACTGTGAAGGTAGCTGGGAAAGACTTTACAGGACGTGGCATTCGTGAAGCGCTGGAGCTGCAATCGGCTGATTTCACGGTCGTCGAGAAGAATGGACACTACATCTTTCAAACGAAAGGGTATGGACACGGTGTAGGGATGAGTCAGTACGGTGCAAATGGGATGGCTCAGGAAGGAAAGACTTACGACGAGATTGTCTCTCATTTCTATCAAGGAACAGATGTACTGCAAGTTTCGGATTTTCTACCTAAATTAACGGCTTCAAAAGAATAA
- the murA gene encoding UDP-N-acetylglucosamine 1-carboxyvinyltransferase, with the protein MDKIIVRGGSQLNGTVKVEGAKNAVLPVIAASIIASEGKSILKEVPALADVNTISEVIRHMNADVTLGENQVTVDASNQLKTEAPFEYVRKMRASVLVMGPLLARYGHAKVALPGGCAIGSRPLDQHLKGFEAMGAKVNVGNGYIEAFTEGRLKGARIYFDVPSVGATENVMMAAALAEGKTVLENCAKEPEIVDLANYLNKMGAKVIGAGTETIRIEGVEKLYGAEHTIIPDRIEAGSFMVAAAVTRGNVLVKGAEMEHLRSLVAKMEEMGVTIQEEAEGLRVIGPEKLKAVDVKTMPHPGFPTDMQSQMMALMLGAEGTSVLTETVFENRFMHVEEFRRMNAQLKIEGRSVIVEGPSDLQGAEVAATDLRAAAALIIAGLVSEGYTRVTELKHLDRGYVNFAGKLKQLGADIERIDEAPSTETQPNEIIS; encoded by the coding sequence TTGGATAAAATCATCGTCCGCGGTGGCAGTCAGTTAAATGGGACAGTTAAAGTAGAAGGTGCCAAAAATGCAGTATTGCCTGTCATCGCAGCAAGCATAATTGCTAGTGAAGGAAAAAGTATATTAAAAGAAGTACCGGCTCTTGCTGATGTGAATACAATCAGTGAAGTGATTCGTCATATGAATGCGGATGTTACGCTAGGCGAAAACCAAGTTACAGTAGATGCTTCGAATCAATTGAAAACGGAAGCTCCGTTTGAATATGTTCGTAAGATGCGTGCTTCTGTTCTTGTTATGGGTCCATTGCTTGCTCGTTACGGGCACGCTAAAGTGGCTCTACCTGGAGGGTGCGCAATTGGCTCTCGTCCACTCGACCAACACCTTAAAGGGTTTGAAGCGATGGGCGCGAAAGTAAACGTTGGGAATGGATACATTGAGGCGTTTACAGAAGGCCGTCTGAAAGGCGCTCGTATTTATTTCGATGTTCCAAGTGTAGGGGCTACAGAAAACGTTATGATGGCTGCTGCCCTTGCTGAAGGTAAAACGGTACTTGAGAACTGTGCGAAAGAACCTGAAATCGTTGACTTAGCGAACTATTTGAATAAGATGGGTGCTAAAGTGATTGGTGCAGGTACAGAAACGATTCGCATTGAAGGTGTTGAGAAATTATACGGTGCAGAGCATACAATTATTCCTGACCGTATTGAAGCAGGATCATTTATGGTAGCTGCAGCTGTCACAAGAGGAAACGTACTTGTGAAAGGCGCTGAAATGGAACACTTACGCTCTCTTGTCGCCAAGATGGAAGAGATGGGTGTAACCATTCAAGAAGAAGCAGAAGGACTACGCGTAATTGGTCCAGAGAAGCTTAAGGCTGTCGATGTTAAGACAATGCCGCACCCTGGATTCCCAACAGATATGCAGTCTCAAATGATGGCATTGATGCTTGGAGCAGAAGGCACAAGTGTTCTTACTGAGACAGTGTTCGAGAACCGATTCATGCATGTGGAGGAATTCCGTCGCATGAATGCTCAGTTAAAGATTGAAGGACGCAGTGTGATTGTAGAAGGTCCAAGTGACCTACAAGGTGCAGAGGTTGCTGCGACTGATTTACGTGCAGCGGCTGCATTAATCATTGCTGGACTTGTATCAGAAGGGTACACGCGTGTGACAGAGCTTAAGCACTTAGACCGTGGCTACGTTAACTTCGCAGGTAAACTTAAACAACTTGGTGCAGATATCGAACGAATTGATGAAGCACCATCAACAGAAACACAACCGAACGAAATTATCTCATAG
- a CDS encoding YwmB family TATA-box binding protein: MRKWLFVIGMFIYLPMVSLASTHTDALQPVRDLVSVIEEEALDVKGWDVTVKESVSPQHVQDLLSNIESTDPSSQIEVEETTISKKYAITHHKHTHLHEQTIIIVSKQHPTFAELIYNVSGERFEDRTQASLEARLEEVMNVYFAENATIFTCVKTETSDKIKGVLLLEKIRTNLNMKTIEKVDEADFQSISGYTNRWDSSIPVSEDQNMNVQMALRTGLGAETTITIGTPIITNEY, from the coding sequence ATGCGAAAGTGGCTTTTTGTTATAGGAATGTTCATCTATCTACCAATGGTATCCTTAGCTTCAACACACACTGATGCCTTGCAACCTGTCAGGGATCTCGTATCCGTCATAGAAGAGGAAGCGTTGGATGTAAAAGGGTGGGACGTCACAGTGAAAGAATCAGTGAGTCCTCAACATGTACAAGACCTTCTATCTAATATTGAATCTACCGACCCGTCATCACAAATAGAAGTGGAAGAAACAACAATCTCCAAAAAGTACGCAATCACCCACCATAAACACACACATTTGCACGAACAAACTATAATAATTGTGTCTAAGCAACATCCAACTTTCGCTGAACTAATTTACAATGTTTCTGGAGAGCGCTTTGAAGACCGGACACAAGCATCGTTAGAGGCCCGTTTGGAAGAAGTGATGAATGTATATTTTGCAGAAAATGCCACTATTTTCACTTGTGTGAAAACGGAAACAAGTGATAAGATTAAGGGTGTTTTGTTGCTAGAGAAAATTAGAACGAATTTAAACATGAAAACGATCGAAAAAGTAGATGAAGCAGACTTTCAATCAATATCCGGTTACACCAATCGGTGGGACTCATCCATTCCTGTTTCGGAGGATCAGAATATGAATGTGCAAATGGCTTTACGTACAGGATTGGGCGCTGAGACAACCATTACGATAGGAACGCCGATTATCACGAATGAATACTAA
- a CDS encoding DUF1146 family protein: protein MDSVATQSILNMISHIIFIIITWKSLQSLQLDGIFKKGRIFEARILVILVTIMIGTTVSNFFLDLLQWSQNLKYLL, encoded by the coding sequence ATGGATTCAGTAGCAACTCAGTCGATTTTGAACATGATTTCACATATAATTTTTATAATTATTACATGGAAATCACTACAATCATTACAGCTTGATGGTATATTTAAGAAAGGTCGTATTTTTGAGGCCCGTATCCTTGTGATTTTAGTAACAATCATGATTGGAACAACGGTTAGCAACTTCTTTTTGGACTTGCTTCAATGGTCTCAAAACTTGAAATACTTGCTCTAA
- a CDS encoding F0F1 ATP synthase subunit epsilon, producing MKTLAVSVVTPDGPVLEDTFQMVSCKAESGELGIMPGHIPLVAPLTISGVRLKGENSTDTLAVNGGFLEVRPDKVTILAQSAELPSSIDVERARRAKERAERRLQSKQDDIDFKRAEMALKRAINRLDVTQQ from the coding sequence ATGAAAACACTAGCTGTAAGTGTTGTGACTCCTGATGGCCCGGTTTTAGAAGATACATTCCAAATGGTGAGTTGTAAGGCGGAGAGTGGAGAACTAGGAATTATGCCTGGTCACATTCCTCTTGTTGCACCCCTCACAATCAGTGGAGTGCGCTTAAAAGGAGAAAATTCGACGGACACGTTAGCTGTGAACGGAGGATTTCTAGAAGTTCGACCAGATAAAGTGACGATTCTCGCTCAATCTGCAGAACTTCCTTCTTCCATTGATGTGGAGCGTGCTCGCCGAGCGAAAGAACGTGCGGAGCGCCGTCTTCAATCCAAACAAGATGATATCGATTTTAAGCGGGCAGAAATGGCATTAAAACGTGCAATTAACCGTTTAGATGTTACGCAACAGTAA
- the atpD gene encoding F0F1 ATP synthase subunit beta, protein MSKGRITQVMGPVVDVQFESGHIPEIYNALTVTRGAQSDSEVNIELTLEVALHLGDDAVRTVAMSSTEGLVRGLEVVDTGAPISVPVGNNTLGRVFNVLGENIDLDEPISSDARRDPIHRSAPQFENLATEAEILETGIKVVDLLAPYIKGGKIGLFGGAGVGKTVLIQELINNIAQEHGGISVFAGVGERTREGNDLYWEMTDSGVIKKTAMVFGQMNEPPGARMRVALSGLTMAEYFRDEEGQDVLFFIDNIFRFTQGGLEVSALLGRMPSAVGYQPTLATEMGQLQERITSTDKGSVTSIQAIYVPADDYTDPAPATTFAHLDATTNLERKLSEQGIYPAVDPLASTSRALDPAIVGEEHYKVARDVQSTLQRYKELQDIIAILGMDELSDEDKLTVSRARRIQFFLSQNFHVAEQFTGQPGSYVPVSETVQGFKSILEGKYDDLPEDAFRLVGRIEDVVEKAKSMES, encoded by the coding sequence ATGAGCAAAGGACGCATTACACAGGTAATGGGACCGGTTGTCGACGTTCAGTTTGAAAGCGGCCATATTCCTGAAATTTATAATGCACTTACCGTAACACGTGGAGCTCAGAGTGACTCTGAAGTAAACATTGAATTAACTCTAGAAGTTGCTTTGCACCTAGGGGACGACGCCGTTCGTACTGTAGCGATGTCCTCTACAGAAGGCCTTGTACGTGGGCTTGAAGTAGTAGACACAGGTGCTCCAATTTCAGTGCCAGTAGGGAACAATACGCTAGGACGCGTATTCAACGTACTTGGGGAAAATATTGACCTAGATGAACCAATTTCAAGCGACGCACGCCGTGACCCGATTCACCGTAGCGCGCCTCAGTTCGAGAACTTAGCGACAGAAGCTGAAATTCTTGAGACTGGAATTAAAGTTGTAGACTTGCTTGCTCCTTATATCAAGGGTGGTAAGATTGGTCTATTCGGTGGAGCCGGTGTAGGTAAGACCGTACTAATCCAGGAGCTTATTAATAACATCGCCCAAGAGCACGGTGGTATTTCTGTATTCGCCGGCGTAGGTGAGCGTACTCGTGAAGGGAACGACCTTTACTGGGAAATGACAGACTCAGGCGTAATTAAGAAAACAGCGATGGTCTTCGGACAGATGAACGAGCCACCTGGTGCACGTATGCGTGTTGCTCTTTCTGGTCTTACAATGGCGGAGTACTTCCGTGATGAAGAAGGTCAGGACGTATTATTCTTTATCGACAACATCTTCCGTTTCACGCAAGGTGGTCTAGAGGTATCCGCCCTACTTGGTCGTATGCCATCTGCCGTTGGTTATCAGCCAACACTTGCAACGGAAATGGGTCAGCTTCAAGAACGTATCACATCTACGGATAAAGGTTCTGTTACATCCATCCAGGCCATTTATGTACCTGCCGATGACTACACAGACCCGGCTCCTGCGACAACGTTCGCACACTTAGATGCGACTACAAACCTTGAGCGTAAACTATCTGAGCAAGGGATTTACCCTGCCGTGGACCCACTTGCTTCAACTTCACGTGCCCTTGACCCGGCTATTGTTGGGGAAGAGCACTACAAGGTTGCTCGTGACGTTCAAAGTACGCTTCAGCGTTACAAAGAACTACAGGACATCATTGCGATCTTAGGTATGGACGAACTGTCTGATGAAGATAAATTGACAGTATCCCGTGCTCGTCGTATCCAGTTCTTCCTTTCTCAGAACTTCCACGTTGCTGAGCAGTTTACAGGCCAACCTGGTTCTTATGTTCCAGTATCTGAAACTGTACAAGGCTTCAAGTCAATTCTTGAAGGCAAATACGACGATCTTCCAGAGGATGCATTCCGTCTTGTAGGTCGTATCGAAGATGTAGTAGAAAAAGCAAAATCCATGGAATCCTAA
- a CDS encoding F0F1 ATP synthase subunit gamma: MASLRDIKNRITSTKKTKQITNAMQMVSASKLNKAEQNAKNFTPYKDKIQEVVSSISSGGVDVEHPMLQTRPVKKTGYIVITSDRGLAGAYNSSVLKRVYQRIQENHNSQDEYTVIAIGRIGRDFFKKRNMPVGKEIVGVSDQPNFADIKDLASETVQLFTDESVDELYLFYNHYVSAITQEVTETKLLPLSNIDTEGKSLSSYEYEPNQEQILDVLLPQYAESLIYGALVDGKASEHAARMTAMKSATDNADELIGDLTLSYNRARQAAITQEISEIVGGAAAQE; the protein is encoded by the coding sequence GTGGCATCCCTTAGAGATATAAAAAATCGGATTACGTCTACGAAAAAGACGAAGCAGATTACGAATGCAATGCAGATGGTATCAGCATCTAAGCTTAATAAAGCAGAGCAAAACGCAAAAAACTTTACGCCTTATAAGGATAAAATCCAAGAAGTCGTAAGTAGTATTTCTAGCGGCGGCGTAGACGTAGAACATCCGATGTTACAGACACGCCCTGTGAAAAAAACAGGTTATATCGTCATTACATCAGACCGTGGTCTTGCAGGGGCATATAACAGTAGTGTGCTGAAGCGTGTCTATCAACGCATTCAAGAGAATCATAATTCTCAGGATGAATATACAGTGATTGCGATTGGACGTATTGGCCGTGATTTCTTTAAGAAGCGTAACATGCCGGTGGGGAAAGAAATTGTTGGAGTTTCAGACCAACCGAATTTCGCAGATATTAAAGATTTAGCGAGTGAAACGGTACAACTATTTACGGATGAAAGCGTGGATGAACTTTACTTGTTCTACAACCACTACGTAAGTGCCATCACACAAGAAGTAACGGAAACGAAGCTTCTTCCGCTATCGAATATTGATACAGAAGGCAAATCACTAAGTTCGTATGAGTACGAACCAAACCAAGAGCAAATCTTGGACGTGTTATTGCCACAATATGCAGAGAGCCTTATCTATGGTGCCCTTGTTGACGGAAAAGCAAGTGAGCATGCTGCACGTATGACTGCGATGAAGAGTGCAACTGACAATGCGGATGAGCTAATTGGTGATTTGACATTGTCCTACAACCGTGCTCGTCAGGCAGCCATTACGCAAGAAATCTCCGAAATTGTCGGTGGCGCAGCCGCACAAGAATAG